Part of the Panicum virgatum strain AP13 chromosome 4N, P.virgatum_v5, whole genome shotgun sequence genome is shown below.
ACCAAGCCACTTCGGATCATGAGAACAGCAAGAGTTTGACGGTTTATTTCGTTGGACTAGATATACAGCTGCAGTGTTATTACTGAGGGCGATAATAATACACTGTACATGAAGACTTGAAGAGGCTGAGGCGCTGACTTGAGTTCTATCTCTGGAAGACTGGCTTGAACAGGGCGATCAGTTTTTGCTTGGTTGAAGGGGCGATCAGCTTTTGCTTGTACGttcaaaaaaaatcagtttTTGCTTGGTTGAAGGTTTGATTTTGTTCATCTTGTACATCTCTTAGGAAATATATTGGTTCTATGCTAGTGGTAGAGACTAGAGCGGTGAGAGTTGCTGTATTACCTGTGTTTTTTCAACATTACCCAGAGTTGAATGTAAGAAACAGTCATTTACAGTTGCAAAGAGGAAATGGATTTTTTTTACATTGCCTTGCACATCTGTTACATACTTGCATTTCCGCATTTTGTTTCCATGATACATTCATTTGCCGAGCGTAAGCAATGTACTCCCCTCGGTCAAAAATAATGTACGCCGGAGCTTTTGTCGGGTTTGTACGTGACAGGCTGACAGCAATGGCCCACTATTCTCGGTTCTGAGAAGGGCCATTCTCATATGTTTGGAATCTATCATTCAAATATGAGAAGCTAATGCAAACTATATCGATTTGAGCTCGTAATTCGAAAGGAAAGGAGATCACTGAATACAAAAAAAGATGCACTGGAACTccgtaaaaaaaaaaaaaactggaacaCATGAGCTCTTCAGGTCTTGAGAACTGCAAACACAGCTCATGCTGGTTTTGGGACCGGAGCAGCTTCTGTTACACATCGCAGCAGCTCCAGTGAACTCGATAGCCCAAGGAAGTGCGAGAGAATTGTGTTGGCTGAAGCCTGCACATGATTATCGTTCAAGATTACcactaattaaaaaaatcaGGGTTTCCACAGCATCAAATCAAATAACCATGATACGATCGATATGACCAACAAAAAATCTAATTTAGAACATGTATTTATTCTTTTCTACCGGATGACATTTGGGTTTATCCTAGAACTTCCTTTACAAAAAGGACAAGCCAGTGACTATTGGAAATGATCATACTATCAATTTTCAGTTCCCTGGACGGCTGGACCTTGCATGTTCCAATGTTCATGAAGATAGTGCATGCCGTTTTGAAATGCATGGATACTTTCTCAGTATAAATATAACAGATAACTTTGAAATTTTAAAGCATGAAACACCCACAGAACCATATTACCCCTGAAGTGAAGCAGACAATCAAATAGAAACTAAATAGTGGCGTACCTGAACAAGAAAAATATCTAAAGCAAGAACAGGACTCTGGCCGGGGGGTATTCCCTGGTAGTAGGGCACTGATGAAGCACTGAGGGCTTTGGCTAACAAAGCGCCTACGGTTGCCTGCAGGCCAAGAACTGCAGCACCCATTCCAACAACATTAAACACAATACTATTTCTCAGATTCTTAACCACGTCAGCACGAGGAGGAGCCTGGAAAAAGGAGAAAGCCAGTTATGTCAGACAGTTTAGCAAGATGGCACACAAGAGCAACAAAAGCACACACCAAATATTGTTGGGCCCAGTTTGGCTCATAATAGAATTGGTTTTGGGAGTTTGTTTCCAATTCTTATTTAGCTTCAATAAGAATTCTGTTCCAGCCAATTTAACTTCCAGCAGATTTAGTGAAAACAAGTCCAATAGCTACAAATAATTTGTGTGAGAGAATTCTGTTCCAGCCAATGAACTTCCAGAAATAAGTCCAATAGCTACAAATAACGTGTGTGCATGGTTGTATGACCCAGATGCAGAGATGAGGTGGCTGTAGACAGGTACAAGATAGTGTGCCACTATCATAGGCTAATGTAAGTGGGGCGTAGGAGCAGTACATTGTTTAGCATGAAAAACAATATTTTGCATTTGTACAATTATTTTTGGGAAAGGGAGTACCTTAGCAGGTTCACTTGCTGTTCTTCTAAGTCTTTCAGAAAGGCGGATATAACCAAATGACCGGAATACTGAGATAAAGGCTGCAACGATACCAACCGAAGTTGCCCAGAATGTAAAGGGAGATGTTGCATCGCCTGTAGCAACTGCAGAGAATGACATAATTCCAGCCGAAACAGTTGTGCACACCAGTTGGGACCAAAATCCCAGGTTACCCAGATTCTTAAAATACCGTGCTGTTTTCTCTAGTTTTGTGCTAACCTGCAAAAAGAAAAGGTACATACTGATTGGCTAATACTTGAGACTCATATTATACAGGGCCATTAACATGTCCTTGAGCATGATTGTTGGTAGATCATGTAGTCATATGATGGAGAAAAAAATAGCCGgagaatctagaaaagtcaccATGTTTAAGTTTATTTAGAACACAATCTATTAAAGTTTGATGATTTAACCAAGCTGCATGACAGTATGATAACCGAAGATAATGCCCAATAGCTACCACATGGATTTGGAATAGAATACAGTGACAACTTCTGGAATCATGTAGAAAAAGTATCACATTTTACATGAGATTTTGGTGAAATTAAATACGATATCTGGTATTGCACAACTAAAGGATAGCTCAGTATGAAAACTTCTGATAGACTACAAGGCAACTTCTGAAATTAAATACAATGAAAACTTCTGATAGACTACCGCGTTATTGCCTACTATATTTTTCCTTGTGCCTGTGTTAATGAGGCGGACTACTCTCAAACATCATCACCTAATAGACCGATTATTACAGGAATCAGAAACAAGGAGCGAAAGGCTGCAGAACCAATCTCACCAGGACACTAGACCAAGTACTAGCTGTCCTTGAACCAGGCATCCACATCACAAATCCTAGACTCCTAGTAGTACGGCTACTGGAGCTCAACAAATCAACCAAGAACGCGAGTGATTGGCACCTTAGCAAGCTTAGCGCGCTCGGCCTCATCCTCCgcagagagaggggagggtTCAGAAgggccggacgccgccgccggagcgcggtggcgcggcaAAGAGCTTCGGCAAGCAGCACAAGATGAGGTACCAGTACCAACGGTGGCGGCCCCGCGGCTGGGAGCGGAAAAGCGGGGCTTCGGCGCCGGAGAGGACACCGGCCGCCACCTCAGCGTTGGGAGGGGCGGcctaggcggcgccggcgagaggAGGAGCGACCGCATTTGTcggcgagaggaggaggagcaccggCGTCGGGGTAGTTTGCCGGTCACGGGGTTTCTCTTTCTCAGTGATTCTATGCTTGGAGATAAAAAAGCTCGTGTCGGAACTCGGAACTTTGGTTCAGACTTTGGTCGACGCGGCAACAGTTTGTCGACGGAAAGTGCGTCACCGGTTTCGAGTGTGTAAATTAATCGTTTAGTATTCCGGTCCCTAAATTTATAAAACATATCTTTAGATCCTCAAATTTGTCCAATCATAACATTCCGGtccctaaatttgattttgaataTCTTCTAAATCCAAACCGGACGATCTAAAACTTCTATATCAAAaaattatttataatttttttcatataaactcgaatgaagacaaattttatatcaaaattgtatctCTTGACGCTATCTGCAACTTTGCATttaaaaagtttttgaattaaaattattTAGGGTCCCATAATTTAATTTTAACTTTTCAATTTCAAAATCTATAAACTTACAATAATATTTTGAGACCTTAAAcagttttaattcaaaaatatttcaactacaaaattgtaGATTAGGTCGAGGGTTACCATTTTGATGTAAATTTTATCTTCATTCAAGTTcatatgaaaaaattatgaattactaTTGGATATATAGATTTTAGATCGTCTTATTTTGATTCATATGAGACTTAAAATCAAGTTTAGGGGCCGGAATTATATGATTGAACAAATTTGAGGACGTAAACGTTTGATTTTCTAGTTTAGGAACCGGGATGACACAGTGGAAAAAGTTCATGGACCGAGATGACACAGatggacaagtttgaggactTGAACGGTCGATTTGTGAGTTTATAGACCAGGATGACACAACGACACAAATTTAGGAACCGGTGATGGACTTTACTCTTTTAGCATTTTGTATTTGCCGGTTGATCAAATGCCGAACACAATTGGTACCTGCAACTTAAAACAGGGCTATCTGAAAACAAACTTCCATTCATCAGTATTTTGATTGaagaaaaatattcaaattaaaGTTTAATTCTTAGTTTTCCTTATAACATTTATCGATTATAACAAAAATTCTTTGTTGTCACTTGAGTAAATGTCTTTTGATGCAActtttagagcatctccaagaactCTTCTATAATCTTAGCAAAATTTGAAGTTTTACAAGCTTCGTAAAAAAATAGAAGACTTCCGATAACGTGGGTAAACCAACAGACTCTTTAAAACTACACTCTCTAAATGTTACTGTGCTTGTTGACCCCACAAGTCATACTCGTTTTCTTTATCTTCTTCCCCatctcctcctcttgctcccgATGGTCCTCGCCTGCGCCGCGGCCGACGCGGCAAGGGCGCCTTAGATGGCGGCCCAggacggcgaggccggcgctcgacggcggcccAGGATGGCGAGGCTtgtcggtgccctgacccggcggtccggacccaaccagtgatgatgctgcgtgttcctcgtcccagatgttgatgcaagaggcaatacagtaatgcacgggtttatcctggttccggccgtggggccgtacgtccagcaaaggggtgtgcgagagcactatactatcttgcaccgggggtgcttgtagtagggggtacaagcaaggtgagagagggagggaagctcccaagtctctgctagaggaggagttaattgaggcgagtgccaatatcggagtTCAGAGGAGCGTGTGTGCTCTTCTAGTGGTGCGAAGCGTTGTGTcctaccgaatgggccgaccccccTAAGGGAACGCccgtctcctccttttatagacacaaggatgGACGGTGTATATGCACAGGGGGTCATgaaagtcgtcgtcttttcc
Proteins encoded:
- the LOC120671239 gene encoding protein TIC 21, chloroplastic-like, which gives rise to MRSLLLSPAPPRPPLPTLRWRPVSSPAPKPRFSAPSRGAATVGTGTSSCAACRSSLPRHRAPAAASGPSEPSPLSAEDEAERAKLAKVSTKLEKTARYFKNLGNLGFWSQLVCTTVSAGIMSFSAVATGDATSPFTFWATSVGIVAAFISVFRSFGYIRLSERLRRTASEPAKAPPRADVVKNLRNSIVFNVVGMGAAVLGLQATVGALLAKALSASSVPYYQGIPPGQSPVLALDIFLVQASANTILSHFLGLSSSLELLRCVTEAAPVPKPA